One genomic region from Bacillus sp. SLBN-46 encodes:
- a CDS encoding nuclease-related domain-containing protein, producing the protein MVVKERNIPLVMLILEALSRRLPLNYPKYQQVLEELGRRQAGYKGEVSLDYYLRLLPMDKYTILHDLNLPDGDYNCQIDTLLLTEEFALIIEVKNIAGKLIFDTENEQFMQVNNEKEKGYPYPIAQAERHRDHLEKLMAEYRFPAVPILYLVVISNGYSSYVITGKNSHKVKARVCKADVLLKRISSIENQYSKPILNAKEIRKLSRLLIKLNTIPTNYILKKYQINKTDVLTGVFCPTCNHVPLIRKKKKWHCTSCNIYSKDAHVTALKDYFLLIDLKITNQQFRVFVHLDSIDTAGRMLRSEKNLKANGTKKMRVYIPVNFP; encoded by the coding sequence TTGGTTGTTAAAGAAAGGAATATTCCATTAGTAATGCTTATTTTAGAGGCTTTGTCCAGAAGGCTGCCCTTAAATTATCCTAAATACCAGCAGGTTTTAGAGGAATTAGGAAGGAGGCAGGCTGGATACAAAGGTGAGGTAAGTCTTGATTATTACTTACGTTTACTCCCAATGGATAAGTACACAATACTCCACGATTTAAACCTTCCAGATGGTGACTACAACTGCCAAATAGATACTCTCCTCTTAACAGAAGAATTCGCCCTAATTATTGAAGTGAAAAATATAGCTGGCAAACTAATTTTTGATACAGAAAATGAACAGTTTATGCAAGTAAATAATGAGAAGGAAAAAGGTTATCCTTATCCCATCGCTCAAGCAGAAAGGCATCGAGATCATCTTGAGAAACTAATGGCAGAATATAGATTTCCTGCTGTTCCAATTTTATACCTTGTGGTTATCAGCAATGGGTATTCTTCGTACGTAATTACCGGAAAAAATTCTCATAAAGTAAAGGCTCGAGTATGTAAAGCAGATGTTTTACTAAAAAGAATTTCTAGTATTGAAAATCAGTATTCCAAGCCTATTCTCAATGCTAAAGAGATCCGAAAGCTTAGTCGTCTACTTATAAAACTAAATACAATTCCAACCAATTATATTTTAAAAAAATATCAAATCAATAAAACGGATGTATTAACTGGTGTCTTTTGCCCAACCTGCAATCATGTTCCATTGATTCGTAAGAAAAAGAAATGGCACTGCACTTCATGTAACATATACTCAAAAGATGCACATGTAACTGCCCTAAAGGATTATTTTTTGCTAATAGATTTAAAAATTACGAATCAGCAATTTCGAGTTTTTGTTCATCTAGATTCAATTGATACAGCAGGAAGAATGTTACGATCTGAAAAAAATTTAAAAGCCAATGGGACAAAGAAGATGCGTGTGTATATTCCGGTTAATTTTCCGTGA
- a CDS encoding 4a-hydroxytetrahydrobiopterin dehydratase, with the protein MANRLSLTEIDQFLAELTGWKLDGKFIVKKYRFREFLKGVAFVNEIAELSEEVNHHPFIAIDYKLVTLRLTSWNAGGLTNLDVDLAKKYDAFYEKYKEK; encoded by the coding sequence TTGGCAAATAGACTTAGTTTAACAGAGATTGATCAATTCCTTGCGGAGTTAACCGGTTGGAAACTCGACGGTAAATTCATCGTGAAAAAATATCGTTTTCGTGAATTTTTAAAAGGTGTAGCGTTCGTGAATGAGATTGCGGAGTTGTCTGAAGAAGTCAACCATCATCCATTTATCGCGATCGACTATAAATTAGTTACTTTGCGGCTCACATCGTGGAATGCCGGGGGATTGACTAATTTGGATGTTGATTTGGCGAAGAAGTATGATGCTTTTTATGAAAAATATAAAGAAAAATAG
- the rnhC gene encoding ribonuclease HIII, with product MGNVVIKLGINEITEMKKYYSKQLLEKNPPGSVFSAKTPGCVITAYNSGKVLFQGNDSEKEAGRWGSVALSAGAGGTKKVTSSAKGDLPPGISQMSAIGSDEVGTGDFFGPITVVAAYVKKEHIPLLKELGVRDSKDLNDEKIIAIAKVIKDVVPFSLMTLKNDKYNKLQQSGMSQGKMKAILHNQAILNVLEKIAPDQPEAILIDQFVQPSTYYQHLKGQKAIAKEKVCFSTKAEGIHLAVAAASILARYAFVQYIDKLSEAAGFKIPKGAGAQVDVAAAKLITSKGSDILPSFVKLHFANTDKALALVNKRKF from the coding sequence TTGGGAAATGTGGTAATTAAATTAGGAATAAATGAAATTACAGAAATGAAGAAGTATTACTCGAAGCAACTTTTGGAAAAAAATCCACCTGGAAGCGTGTTTTCAGCCAAGACCCCTGGTTGTGTCATCACAGCATACAATTCTGGCAAGGTGTTATTTCAGGGAAATGATAGTGAAAAGGAAGCTGGGAGATGGGGCAGTGTTGCTTTATCAGCTGGGGCTGGTGGTACAAAAAAGGTTACTTCTTCTGCAAAGGGGGATTTGCCGCCTGGCATCAGTCAAATGTCTGCTATTGGTTCCGATGAAGTGGGGACGGGAGACTTTTTCGGTCCGATTACCGTTGTTGCCGCCTATGTGAAAAAAGAACATATTCCTCTATTAAAAGAATTAGGTGTCCGCGATTCAAAGGACTTAAATGATGAAAAAATTATTGCGATTGCAAAGGTTATCAAGGATGTTGTTCCCTTCAGCTTAATGACTTTGAAAAATGACAAATATAATAAGCTGCAACAGTCGGGCATGTCACAAGGGAAAATGAAGGCGATTCTTCATAATCAGGCAATATTAAATGTTCTGGAGAAGATTGCTCCCGATCAGCCAGAAGCGATCCTCATTGATCAATTTGTACAGCCAAGTACTTATTATCAGCATCTGAAAGGCCAAAAAGCGATTGCTAAAGAAAAGGTTTGTTTCAGCACGAAAGCAGAAGGAATTCATTTAGCTGTTGCTGCCGCTAGTATTCTAGCTCGCTACGCCTTCGTCCAATATATAGACAAGCTGAGTGAAGCAGCAGGTTTTAAGATTCCAAAGGGTGCAGGTGCACAGGTAGATGTCGCAGCCGCCAAGCTAATTACTAGTAAAGGCAGCGATATTCTCCCCTCCTTCGTGAAACTGCATTTTGCTAATACGGATAAAGCACTGGCTCTTGTGAATAAAAGGAAGTTCTGA
- the zapA gene encoding cell division protein ZapA encodes MSNTQKHRTTVDIYGQQYVIMGTESPSHIRLVASLVDDKMREISSKNPSLDVSKLAVLTAVNAVNDYIKIKDQFDRLQTELLKEKD; translated from the coding sequence TTGTCAAACACACAAAAACACAGAACAACCGTAGATATTTACGGTCAGCAATACGTTATTATGGGTACGGAAAGCCCAAGTCATATTCGGCTTGTAGCATCTTTAGTTGACGATAAAATGCGGGAAATCAGTTCTAAGAATCCATCTCTGGACGTTAGTAAGCTTGCCGTTTTAACAGCCGTAAACGCAGTCAATGATTATATTAAAATTAAGGACCAATTCGACCGGCTGCAAACAGAACTACTAAAGGAAAAGGACTAA
- a CDS encoding CvpA family protein has protein sequence MLDLAIIILLIIGFFVGLKRGFILQLVHLTSFIIAYVVATIYYEELAPKLTLWIPYPNLGEGTTLKLLTDSTNMETAFYRAISFVMIFFAVKILLQIIGSMLDFIAHLPVLRQLNVWAGGIFGFLEVYLIIFILLYIAALIPIEFLQNPLDNSFMAKAIVNHTPILSQQIKSLWIEYNAA, from the coding sequence ATGTTAGATTTAGCTATTATTATTCTCTTAATTATTGGATTCTTTGTTGGCCTTAAAAGAGGCTTTATACTGCAACTTGTGCATTTAACCAGTTTTATTATTGCATATGTAGTCGCTACAATATACTATGAAGAGCTGGCGCCAAAGTTAACCCTGTGGATTCCCTATCCTAACCTAGGTGAAGGAACAACTTTAAAGCTTTTAACCGATAGCACCAATATGGAGACCGCATTCTATCGTGCCATCTCTTTTGTTATGATCTTTTTTGCTGTGAAAATTCTCTTGCAAATAATAGGGTCCATGCTGGATTTCATTGCTCATTTGCCGGTTCTACGCCAGTTAAATGTGTGGGCAGGAGGAATCTTTGGTTTCTTGGAAGTCTATCTCATTATATTTATTTTATTATATATTGCTGCATTGATTCCAATAGAATTTTTGCAAAATCCTTTGGACAACTCGTTTATGGCAAAAGCAATTGTGAACCACACCCCTATCCTTTCACAGCAAATAAAGAGCTTGTGGATTGAATATAACGCTGCTTGA
- the polX gene encoding DNA polymerase/3'-5' exonuclease PolX, which translates to MEVNKKDLIRLLETIAIYMELKGENPFKVSAFRKAATALETDERTLTEIEDFTAISGIGKGTAAVIEEYMKEGSSSVLAELKEEVPSGLIPLLQLPGLGGKKIAKLYKELGVVDVTSLKEACQTGKVQALAGFGKKTEEKILSAIANVGTRPERLPLAYMLPIAEQIEVRLAETSAINRFSRAGSLRRMRETIKDLDFIIATTQPESVRQSLLEWPNIKEVVGAGDTKVSLVFAFDYDVSVDFRLVKPEEFITTLHHFTGSKDHNVRMRQLAKERGEKISEYGVENVETGEILTFSSEEEFFKHFDLPFIPPEIREDGREVDTFTAQQELIELEDIKGDLHMHSTWSDGAHSIEEMAEACRARGYQYMAITDHSQYLKVANGLTRERLLKQREDIKQLNEKYDDFLILSGVEMDILPDGTLDYEDDLLAEMDFVIASIHSAFSQPREKIMERLKTALTNHHVDLIAHPTGRKIGRREGYDVDIDLLIELAKETNTALELNANPNRLDLASEYLRKAQDSGVKILINTDAHKMDTLKHMEIGVSTAKKGWIKKSSVINALDKNDLLEFLHNRN; encoded by the coding sequence ATGGAAGTTAATAAAAAAGATTTGATTCGTTTACTAGAAACGATTGCTATTTATATGGAATTAAAAGGAGAGAATCCTTTCAAGGTATCGGCCTTCCGTAAGGCGGCTACTGCACTTGAAACGGATGAGCGAACTTTAACGGAAATTGAGGATTTTACAGCAATCTCAGGAATTGGAAAAGGGACTGCCGCTGTCATAGAGGAATACATGAAAGAGGGATCCTCTTCGGTGTTAGCAGAGCTCAAGGAAGAAGTACCATCAGGCCTCATTCCGTTACTGCAGCTTCCTGGTCTTGGCGGAAAGAAAATTGCCAAGCTATACAAAGAATTAGGGGTTGTAGACGTTACTAGCTTAAAAGAAGCCTGCCAAACAGGAAAAGTGCAGGCGCTTGCTGGATTTGGCAAGAAGACGGAAGAGAAAATTTTAAGTGCTATTGCGAATGTGGGGACTCGACCTGAGCGACTGCCGCTAGCTTACATGCTCCCAATCGCGGAGCAGATCGAGGTAAGACTTGCTGAAACCTCGGCTATCAATCGTTTTTCAAGGGCAGGAAGCTTGCGAAGAATGAGAGAGACGATTAAAGATTTAGACTTTATTATTGCGACTACTCAACCAGAGAGTGTTCGTCAATCTCTATTAGAATGGCCGAATATCAAAGAAGTGGTTGGTGCGGGTGATACGAAGGTATCATTAGTTTTTGCCTTTGATTATGATGTCTCCGTTGATTTTCGTTTGGTGAAGCCTGAGGAATTTATTACAACCTTGCATCATTTTACAGGGTCAAAGGACCACAATGTTCGCATGAGGCAGCTTGCTAAAGAACGCGGGGAGAAGATTAGTGAGTATGGAGTAGAGAATGTTGAGACGGGTGAAATTCTTACCTTCTCGTCTGAAGAGGAATTTTTCAAGCATTTTGACCTTCCGTTTATTCCACCTGAAATTAGGGAGGACGGCAGAGAAGTAGATACATTCACAGCTCAGCAAGAATTAATTGAGCTTGAAGATATAAAAGGGGATCTCCACATGCATTCCACGTGGAGTGATGGTGCTCATTCAATCGAGGAAATGGCAGAAGCTTGCCGTGCTAGAGGATATCAGTATATGGCGATTACCGACCATTCCCAATATTTAAAGGTAGCGAATGGACTGACGCGTGAAAGACTGTTAAAGCAGAGGGAAGACATCAAACAATTAAATGAGAAATACGATGATTTTCTCATCCTTTCTGGAGTAGAAATGGATATTCTTCCTGATGGGACGTTGGATTATGAGGACGACCTCCTGGCTGAAATGGATTTTGTTATTGCCTCCATTCATTCGGCCTTTTCTCAGCCGAGGGAAAAAATTATGGAGCGTTTAAAAACCGCTTTAACCAATCACCATGTGGATTTAATTGCCCACCCGACAGGCAGGAAAATTGGCCGTCGAGAAGGATATGACGTGGATATTGATTTACTGATTGAACTAGCTAAAGAAACCAATACAGCTTTAGAACTGAATGCGAATCCAAATCGACTTGATTTGGCTTCAGAATATTTAAGAAAAGCACAGGATTCAGGTGTAAAGATTCTCATCAATACAGATGCACACAAAATGGATACATTAAAGCATATGGAAATAGGTGTGTCCACAGCTAAAAAGGGCTGGATTAAGAAATCTTCGGTGATAAATGCACTCGACAAGAATGATCTGCTTGAATTCCTGCACAATCGAAATTAA
- a CDS encoding endonuclease MutS2 — protein MQERALKVLEFTKVKEQLLNHASSSLGMEKIKNLMPSTDFDEVVSLQAETDEAATVLRIKGNVPLSGVYDIRAHVKRSVIGGVLSPQELIQIASTIHASRQMKRFIEELAAERTELPILSEQVERIIPLTNLEQAIKYAIDESGEVLDGASDLLRSLRHQLRSNEARVREKLESMIRSSNASKMLSDAIVTIRNDRFVIPVKQEYRGHYGGIIHDQSSSGQTLFIEPQVIVQLNNQLQDIRVKEQLEIERILSELSSQAAEHESELQVIVAVLANLDFIFAKARYGKQMKASMPIMNHEGRIALYKARHPLIPIDEVVANDIMLGKDYTTIVITGPNTGGKTVTLKTLGLCSLMAQAGLQVPAYDGSELAVFDAIYADIGDEQSIEQSLSTFSSHMVNIVDILNKVDFNSLVLFDELGAGTDPQEGAALAISILDEVHRRGARVIATTHYPELKAYGYNREGVLNASVEFDVETLSPTYKLLLGVPGRSNAFEISKRLGLNERVIQSARSHVSEDTNQIDKMIASLEESKRQAEKEQEEARDFLKQAEMLHKDLQKQMMEFYEKKDSMLEKAAEKAEEIVEEAKTEAEKVIRDLRKMRTEKHADIKEHELIDAKKRLEEAAPEIKKSAKLTNKKNKTHTYMPGDEVKVLTFGQKGTLVERVSENEWQVQIGILKMKVKEKDMEYMSTPKQVETKPIAIVKGRDSYVKLELDLRGERYEDALLKVEKYIDDALLSSYPRVSIIHGKGTGALRQGVQEYLKNHRSVKKIRFGEAGEGGSGVTIVEFK, from the coding sequence ATGCAAGAAAGAGCATTAAAAGTATTAGAATTCACCAAAGTGAAGGAACAGCTGTTAAACCATGCTTCTTCTTCACTTGGTATGGAAAAAATAAAGAACTTGATGCCATCAACTGATTTTGATGAAGTGGTTTCACTTCAAGCTGAAACAGATGAGGCTGCCACTGTCTTACGTATAAAAGGAAATGTTCCACTATCAGGGGTTTATGATATTCGTGCTCATGTTAAACGGTCTGTCATTGGGGGTGTCCTAAGCCCGCAAGAGTTGATCCAAATTGCCAGCACCATTCATGCCAGTCGACAGATGAAACGTTTTATTGAGGAGCTTGCTGCTGAGAGAACTGAGCTTCCGATCTTATCCGAACAAGTGGAGCGAATTATCCCGCTTACAAACCTAGAGCAAGCTATCAAATATGCCATCGATGAAAGTGGAGAAGTATTAGATGGAGCAAGTGATCTTTTACGTTCCTTAAGACATCAGCTTCGCTCGAATGAAGCGAGGGTACGGGAAAAATTAGAAAGTATGATTCGTTCCTCCAATGCGAGTAAAATGCTTTCCGATGCCATTGTAACCATTCGTAATGACAGGTTTGTTATTCCTGTTAAGCAGGAGTACCGTGGCCATTACGGTGGGATTATCCATGACCAAAGTTCATCCGGACAAACCTTATTTATTGAGCCCCAGGTGATTGTGCAGTTAAATAATCAATTGCAGGATATTCGGGTCAAAGAACAACTTGAAATTGAACGGATCCTTTCCGAACTTTCCTCTCAAGCAGCCGAGCATGAAAGCGAGCTGCAGGTGATTGTTGCCGTGTTAGCAAATTTGGATTTTATTTTTGCAAAAGCTAGATATGGCAAACAAATGAAAGCTTCCATGCCAATTATGAATCATGAGGGAAGAATTGCCTTATATAAGGCAAGACATCCATTAATTCCAATCGATGAAGTGGTTGCCAATGACATTATGCTTGGGAAAGACTACACGACGATTGTCATTACCGGGCCGAATACAGGGGGAAAAACGGTAACTTTAAAAACGCTAGGATTGTGTTCCTTAATGGCCCAAGCGGGATTACAGGTGCCTGCCTATGACGGATCAGAACTAGCTGTCTTTGATGCGATTTATGCGGATATTGGTGATGAACAATCGATTGAACAAAGCCTAAGTACGTTTTCATCGCATATGGTCAATATTGTTGACATTTTAAATAAAGTGGACTTTAACAGCCTGGTTTTGTTTGATGAGCTTGGAGCTGGAACGGATCCTCAGGAAGGTGCAGCACTGGCCATCTCTATATTAGATGAAGTGCATCGAAGAGGTGCGAGGGTAATCGCAACGACACACTATCCTGAATTAAAAGCCTATGGCTACAACCGAGAAGGCGTGCTAAACGCCAGTGTGGAGTTTGATGTAGAGACATTAAGTCCAACGTATAAATTGCTGTTAGGCGTCCCAGGGAGAAGTAATGCCTTTGAGATTTCGAAACGGTTAGGGCTTAATGAACGGGTCATACAATCGGCACGCTCACATGTAAGCGAAGATACGAATCAAATCGATAAAATGATTGCTTCCTTAGAGGAAAGCAAACGTCAAGCAGAGAAAGAACAAGAGGAAGCCCGCGATTTCTTGAAGCAGGCAGAGATGCTTCATAAAGATTTGCAAAAGCAAATGATGGAATTTTACGAGAAGAAAGACTCCATGCTGGAAAAAGCGGCTGAAAAAGCGGAAGAGATTGTAGAAGAGGCTAAGACGGAAGCAGAGAAGGTTATTCGGGACCTCCGCAAAATGAGAACGGAAAAGCATGCTGACATTAAAGAGCATGAATTAATTGATGCGAAAAAGCGTCTTGAAGAAGCAGCTCCAGAAATTAAGAAATCAGCGAAGCTGACCAATAAAAAAAATAAGACGCATACCTATATGCCTGGAGATGAAGTAAAAGTCCTTACCTTTGGCCAAAAAGGCACGCTAGTCGAACGTGTATCAGAAAATGAATGGCAGGTTCAGATCGGAATTTTGAAGATGAAGGTCAAGGAGAAGGATATGGAGTATATGAGCACGCCGAAGCAAGTGGAGACAAAACCAATTGCTATTGTAAAAGGGCGGGACTCATATGTTAAACTAGAACTAGACCTTCGCGGTGAGAGATATGAAGATGCTTTATTAAAAGTAGAAAAGTATATTGATGATGCCCTTCTATCAAGTTATCCACGCGTATCCATCATCCATGGGAAAGGGACTGGGGCCTTAAGGCAGGGAGTTCAGGAGTATTTAAAAAATCATCGTTCCGTTAAAAAAATTCGCTTTGGAGAAGCTGGGGAAGGCGGATCTGGCGTAACCATAGTAGAATTTAAATAA
- a CDS encoding DUF350 domain-containing protein produces the protein MDQFWENEYIQIAAYYSVVILCMIVFLAIFEVVTKYKNWVEIKNGNISVAMATGGKIFGVANIFRHTIEAHDSLLNMIGWGVYGFTLLLIGYFIFEFLTPKFKIDEEIQKDNRAVGLISMVISIGLSYVIGAGI, from the coding sequence ATGGACCAGTTTTGGGAGAACGAATACATTCAAATAGCTGCCTATTATAGTGTAGTTATTTTATGTATGATTGTTTTTTTAGCCATTTTTGAAGTAGTAACGAAGTATAAAAATTGGGTTGAAATAAAAAATGGGAATATTTCTGTTGCGATGGCTACCGGCGGGAAAATATTTGGTGTAGCTAACATTTTCCGCCATACTATTGAGGCACATGATTCCTTACTTAACATGATTGGTTGGGGAGTATATGGGTTTACGCTTTTATTAATTGGCTATTTTATTTTTGAATTTTTAACACCAAAATTCAAGATTGACGAAGAAATTCAAAAAGACAATCGTGCAGTGGGGTTGATTTCAATGGTCATTTCAATTGGATTATCCTATGTCATTGGGGCAGGAATTTAG
- a CDS encoding AMP-binding protein codes for MLESKPWLDIYPKDIPATLHYSQDPIQSYLKKTAERFPDKIGIHFMGKELTYKKLYEEALNFAGYLQEIGISKDDRIAIMLPNTPQAVISYFGILMAGGIVVQTNPLYTERELEYQMKDSGAKAIITLDILYPRVSKIMPQTDLQHIIVTAIKDYLPFPKNLAYPFIQKKQYGIVVKVKHEGSTHLFSDIVKMKPKKLTTYEVNSDEDIALLQYTGGTTGSPKGVMLTHKNLISNTEMSEAWLYKAKMGEESMLGIVPFFHVYGMTVCMILSIKMACKMILLPKFDAVTTLKTIHKQRPTLFPGAPTIYIGLLNHPDLKKYDLSSIEACISGSAPLPLEVQEKFEEVTGGKLVEGYGLSEASPVTHSNFLWDVERVKGSIGVPYPDTDVKILSVDTGEPVPIKEIGEIVIKGPQVMKGYWNRPAETEEVLKDGWLYTGDLGYMDEKGYFYVVDRKKDMIIAGGYNIYPREIEEVLYEHPDVLEAVAAGVPDTYRGETVKAYIVLKDGSSVTEEEMNQFARKYLAAYKAPRLYEFRKELPKTAVGKILRRMLVEEEMRKIEEESTKHA; via the coding sequence ATGTTAGAGTCTAAACCGTGGTTAGACATTTATCCGAAAGACATTCCCGCTACACTGCACTACTCCCAAGATCCTATTCAGAGTTACTTGAAAAAAACAGCGGAAAGGTTTCCAGATAAGATTGGGATTCATTTCATGGGAAAAGAGTTAACCTACAAGAAACTTTATGAGGAAGCCTTGAATTTTGCAGGGTATTTACAGGAAATTGGTATCTCAAAAGATGACCGAATTGCCATCATGCTCCCAAATACTCCTCAGGCTGTCATTAGTTATTTTGGTATTTTGATGGCAGGCGGAATTGTTGTACAGACCAATCCTTTATATACGGAACGTGAGCTTGAATACCAGATGAAGGATTCTGGAGCAAAGGCCATCATCACATTAGATATCCTCTACCCTCGTGTATCGAAAATCATGCCGCAGACTGATTTACAGCATATTATTGTAACCGCTATCAAAGATTACCTGCCATTCCCGAAAAATCTTGCCTATCCTTTCATCCAGAAAAAACAATATGGAATTGTCGTAAAAGTAAAACATGAAGGAAGTACCCATCTGTTCTCAGACATTGTTAAAATGAAACCGAAGAAATTAACCACGTATGAAGTCAATTCTGACGAGGACATTGCGTTACTTCAGTATACTGGGGGAACAACCGGTTCTCCAAAGGGTGTCATGCTTACCCACAAAAACTTAATTTCAAATACAGAAATGAGTGAAGCCTGGTTATACAAAGCGAAAATGGGTGAAGAATCGATGCTTGGAATTGTCCCATTCTTCCATGTCTATGGAATGACCGTTTGCATGATTTTATCGATAAAGATGGCATGTAAAATGATTCTATTGCCTAAATTTGATGCTGTAACCACCTTGAAAACGATTCACAAACAGCGACCAACCTTATTTCCTGGAGCACCAACCATTTATATTGGATTATTAAACCATCCGGATTTGAAAAAATATGACCTTTCTTCCATTGAAGCCTGTATCAGTGGATCAGCACCACTTCCACTCGAGGTTCAGGAGAAATTTGAAGAGGTTACAGGTGGGAAGCTTGTCGAGGGGTATGGATTATCAGAAGCTTCTCCGGTTACCCATTCCAACTTCTTGTGGGATGTAGAACGAGTGAAGGGAAGCATTGGCGTACCGTATCCTGATACGGATGTCAAAATACTTTCAGTCGACACAGGTGAGCCCGTACCAATAAAAGAAATAGGTGAAATTGTGATCAAGGGACCGCAAGTGATGAAGGGCTACTGGAATCGTCCTGCTGAAACCGAGGAAGTCTTAAAAGATGGCTGGCTATATACTGGTGACCTTGGGTATATGGATGAAAAGGGTTATTTTTACGTCGTTGACCGTAAAAAAGATATGATCATAGCAGGGGGATATAATATTTATCCACGAGAAATAGAAGAAGTTTTATATGAACATCCAGATGTGCTTGAGGCAGTTGCGGCCGGGGTGCCAGACACATACCGCGGAGAAACAGTCAAAGCCTACATCGTTTTAAAAGATGGTTCATCTGTGACAGAAGAAGAAATGAATCAATTTGCAAGAAAATATTTGGCTGCCTATAAAGCACCAAGATTATATGAATTTAGAAAAGAATTGCCTAAAACAGCCGTTGGAAAAATTTTAAGAAGAATGCTTGTAGAAGAAGAGATGAGAAAAATAGAAGAAGAAAGTACAAAGCATGCCTAA
- a CDS encoding TetR/AcrR family transcriptional regulator has protein sequence MKKSKPKYMQIIDAAVIAIAENGYHQAQVSKIAKQAGVADGTIYLYFKNKEDILISLFEEKMGNFIEKIDKMIAGKGTAAEKLLMMIEAHFSMLYEDHHLAIVTQLELRQSNKELRLRINNVLKGYLKVIDKVLIEGKETGEFSNDLDIRLARQMIFGTIDETATSWVMNEEKYDLLALASPVHRLLINGLGGR, from the coding sequence ATGAAAAAGAGTAAGCCGAAATATATGCAGATAATTGATGCAGCAGTGATTGCCATTGCTGAAAATGGCTACCATCAAGCACAGGTTTCGAAAATTGCGAAACAGGCTGGGGTAGCAGATGGCACCATTTATCTGTACTTTAAGAACAAAGAAGACATCCTAATCTCTCTCTTTGAAGAAAAAATGGGAAATTTCATTGAAAAAATAGATAAGATGATTGCAGGAAAAGGGACGGCGGCGGAGAAATTATTAATGATGATAGAAGCTCATTTTAGTATGCTCTATGAGGATCATCACTTAGCAATTGTCACGCAGCTAGAGCTCCGTCAATCCAATAAGGAATTGAGACTCCGCATCAACAACGTTCTAAAAGGGTATTTAAAGGTAATTGATAAAGTGCTAATTGAGGGCAAAGAAACCGGTGAGTTTTCAAATGACCTTGATATTCGCCTTGCCCGACAAATGATTTTTGGAACGATTGATGAAACGGCAACATCATGGGTAATGAATGAAGAAAAGTATGATTTACTTGCATTGGCATCACCAGTTCATCGACTTTTAATCAATGGACTTGGAGGCCGATAA
- a CDS encoding enoyl-CoA hydratase, which yields MEYLKWSNQDRIATITIQRPPANALSSGLLRELSAVLDEIEPNRDIRVIVIHGEGRFFSAGADIKEFTTVTSSEGFANLGKFGQDLFDRMEKFPKPIIAAIHGAALGGGLELAMACHIRLVSEKAKLGLPELQLGLIPGFAGTQRLPKYVGVARAAEMLFTSEPITGVEAVQYGLANHAYPESEVLEQAYILAEKIAKKSPGSVSATIQLLNFAKTEEFYEGSQKEAELFGQVFVSNDAKEGIQAFLEKREPHFKGE from the coding sequence GTGGAATACTTAAAGTGGTCTAATCAAGATCGTATTGCTACCATTACGATTCAACGTCCTCCGGCAAACGCCCTTTCATCAGGTTTATTAAGGGAACTGTCGGCGGTACTTGACGAAATTGAACCGAACCGTGATATACGTGTCATTGTTATTCATGGTGAAGGACGCTTTTTTTCAGCAGGTGCCGATATTAAGGAATTTACGACGGTTACTTCTTCAGAAGGCTTTGCTAACCTTGGGAAGTTTGGACAAGATTTATTTGATCGCATGGAGAAATTTCCTAAACCTATTATCGCAGCTATTCATGGGGCCGCTCTTGGCGGTGGTTTAGAGCTTGCAATGGCATGCCATATCCGCCTTGTCAGTGAGAAGGCAAAGCTTGGCTTACCTGAATTGCAGCTTGGTCTAATTCCAGGATTTGCAGGGACACAGCGTCTTCCTAAATATGTAGGTGTGGCACGTGCAGCTGAAATGCTGTTCACTTCTGAGCCTATTACAGGCGTAGAGGCAGTCCAATATGGTCTGGCTAATCATGCGTACCCAGAAAGTGAAGTATTAGAGCAAGCCTACATACTTGCAGAAAAAATTGCTAAGAAAAGTCCTGGCTCCGTCAGTGCGACGATTCAATTATTAAATTTTGCCAAGACGGAAGAATTTTATGAAGGCTCACAGAAAGAAGCAGAGCTGTTTGGTCAAGTTTTTGTTTCTAATGATGCAAAAGAAGGGATCCAAGCCTTTCTTGAAAAAAGGGAGCCACATTTTAAAGGTGAATAA